Sequence from the Nitrosospira multiformis genome:
GACAATATACGACATAGTCGGGCTTTCCACCCCACGCGTGGAATTGAACGCGGTGACACGAATATAATGATTCGGATAGGTCTTCCGGCAGTCATTGATTTCCGAGAGGATCCCGGCAGGATCTTTCAAGTCAAACATCGGGTTGCCGAACATTTCCCAGTAGGTATTGCGCGGATGGGGGTCGTCGGTATACTCGACTCCGATGGCCCATCCGTTCTTCAGCGCATACTTGATTTGAGCCGCGATTTGTTTATCTGTCAATGGGGGCAGGAACGAGAATTGCCCTTGCGTGACATGATTTCCTACATTGGTCATCATAATTATTTTCTCCTTTTTATGGTTAGACGCTGGCCGTGGTCGAAGGAACGAAGTCGGCAGTGTCGGTGGATTCGTAATTGAAAGTGATATCCTTCCAAGTATCCAGTGCCTGTTTGAGCGGCGTGCACCATTTGGCGGCGGCCTCAAGGATCTTGGGACCTTCTTTCACATAGTCCCGGCCCTCGTTACGCGCCAGCACCATCGCTTCCAGTGCAACACGGTTTGCGACCGCACCGGCCTGAATGCCCATCGGGTGGCCGATGGTACCGCCGCCAAACTGCAGTATCACATCTTCACCCAGATAATCCAGCAACTGGTGCATCTGACCGGCGTGAATACCGCCCGAAGCAACTGGCATCACCTTGTTCAGCGAAGCCCAGTCCTGATCGAAGAAGAGGCCCGTTTCGAGATTCCTGACAGTACGGGTATCGCGCAGGGTATCGTAGAAGCCCTTGATCATGAGGGGATCGCCCTCAAGCTTGCCCACAACGGTACCGGCGTGAATATGATCCACACCCGCCATCCGCATCCACTTGCAGATCACGCGGAAGTTCATGCCATGATTTTTCTGGCGCGAATAGGTTGAGTTGCCGGCACGGTGCAAATGCAGAATCATGTCATTCTTGCGCGCCCATTTGGCCATTGATTGGATTGCCGTATACCCGACTACCAGGTCAATCATAACAATGACAGATCCAAGCGATTTGGCAAATTCAGCGCGTTCGTACATGTCTTCCATGGTGCCAGCGGTGACATTCAGGTAATGTCCCTTGACTTCACCGGTAGCGGCAGAAGCCCGGTTGACCGCTTCCATGCAGTAGAGGAAACGATCCCGCCAGTGCATAAAGGGTTGAGAGTTGATGTTCTCATCGTCTTTCATGAAGTCGAGACCACCCTTGAGACCTTCGTATACCACGCGTCCATAATTGCGGCCGGAAAGTCCCAGTTTCGGTTTGGTGGTGGCACCCAGCAGGGGACGCCCGAATTTATCGAGGCGTTCGCGTTCCACCACAACGCCAGTGGCGGGGCCTTGAAAGGTTTTCAGGTAAGCAACCGGAATGCGCATGTCTTCAAGGCGCAACGCTTTTACGGCCTTGAAACCGAATACGTTACCAATGATCGAGGCCGTCAGGTTGGCGATTGAGCCTTCCTCGAACAGATCCAGATCGTAGGCGATGTAAGCGAAATATTGCGCTTCGTTCTTGGTGCCGGGGCCGGTATTAGGTACCAGTTCGGAACGGTAGGCCTTGGCGCGATAGAGTTCGCAGGCTGTTAACCGGTCGGTCCATACCACAGTCCAGGTCGCGGTGGAAGACTCGCCTGCAACAGCGGCAGCCGCTTCTTCATGATCAACTCCTTCTTGGGGAGTGATACGGAATAATGCAATAATATCCGTATCCTTAGGTACGTAGTCGGAATCCCAATAACCCATTTTTTTGTATGGAATTACGCCTGATTTATAGCGTTCCTTACCGGTAACTTGTCCACTCATGTTCGTTTCTCCTCGTAAAGGTAGATAAAAGTACTACAGAACGAATTCTAGACTGAATTATCATAAATACCAGTCACATGTTTTGATTGTTATGATAATATTTTGCTTATAGATTAGCATTCAAAATACACCTTGGTCGAAATAGCTTATGCTGCATCTCACTCTGCGGCAATTAAAAGTTTTTGAATCGGTTGCCCGCAACCTGAGCTTTTCGCGCGCTGCGGAAGATCTCTTTCTAACCCAGCCCGCGGTTTCCATGCAAATCAAACAATTAGAGGACAACATCGGTCTCCCCCTATTTGAGCAACTGGGCAAGAAAATTTATCTGACGGATGCCGGGCGCGAACTTTATCATTACAGCCGGGCGATTTCCCAGCAACTGGCCGATATGGAACTTGCGCTGGATGAATTGAAGGGTCTCGAGCGGGGTAAGCTCCATATCTCGGTGGTGAGCACCGCCAATTATTTTGCCCCGCACCTTCTGGCCAGGTTTTGCCAGCGCTACAGCGGCATTACCGTCAACCTTAATGTTTCCAATCGCGAAACGGTGTTGAAGCAATTATCCGACAATGTAATCGATCTCGCCATTATGGGCCAGCCGCCGGATGGCCTGGATATCGCCACTGACTCATTCATGGAAAACCCGCTCGTGGTCATAGCTCCACCGGATCACCCGCTATGCAAGGTGCGTCAAATTCCGGTAAAAAGACTGGAGCAGGAAACGTTCCTGGTGCGCGAGCCCGGTTCCGGCACACGTGGAGCGATGGAGCGCTTCTTTATGGCACATCATGTTTCCATTAACCGAGGCATGGAAACCGATACCAGCGAGGCGATCAAACAGGCGGTGCAGGCGGGAATGGGGCTCGGTATCATGTCATTGCACACCGCCGAACTGGAGCTGGAAACCAAGCGGCTGAAAATTCTGGATGTACAGGACTTTCCTATCATGCGTCACTGGCACGTGGTGCACCGGAAAAATAAGCGTCTTTCAAGCGTGGCTCAGGCATTCAGAACGTTCTTACTGAAGGAAGCGCCTGAGCTGATGCCAAGCTTAACAGGCGTGGCAAAATAGAGGCCACTAGCTTGGGGTGGGTGACCAACCTCCACCCAGAGCCCTGTAAAGTTGAACGACGGACACCAGATGCAGACGGTGTGTTGCCGTGAGGGCAAATTCGGCATTGAATAGATTACGCTTGGCAAGAAGTACATCCACATAGCTTGTAATGCCTCCCTTATAGCGAGCGTCGGCCACACGCAACGCTGAGCGCAGCGCGTCAACCTGCTCCTGCTGCGCTTTGCGCTGATCATTGGCGGTGCGGATAGCCACCAGGGCATCTTCTACCTCCTTGAATGCCACCAGGATGGTTTGTTCATATTGTGCCAACACCTGCCTTGCCTGGGCTTCCACGGCCCGTTGATCGAACCCCAGGCTTTGCGCATTCAGCAATGGGCCGGCCAGCCCGAGTCCGCCCGCCCCAAACTCGCTTCCTGAGAGCAGCAAGTTGGATAAAGCCGGACTGGCTACCCCCAGAAAGCCCGTAATCGTAAGCTTGGGAAATCGCGCTGCTTTGGCCATCCCGATTCTGGCGGTGGCCGCCGCCAGCGTTTGCTCCGCCTGGAGAATATCGGGACGCCGTTGCAACAACTCGGAAGGCAGTCCAGCTGGCACTTCCGGCGGCATCAGTTGTGCGGTCAGCGAGTAGCCTCGCGTAATCGGCACCGGGTTTTTTCCGAGCAATACACTCAGTTCATTTTCCTTCTGAACCATTTGCCGTTCCAGTTCCGCCACTCTAGCCATCGCGTTGGCCCGCTCCGCCTCGAACTGATCCAGATCAATGCGGGAAATCAACCCGCCTTGCAATTGCGCCTGTGAAATGGCAACCGATTCTTCCCACGACGACAGGGCGCGGCGGGCAATACTCATCTGCATATCAAATTGCAAAAGATCGAAATAGGATTGTGCCACCGAGCTTACCAACGTCAGCACTATCGCCCGGCGATTCTCCTCGCGCGCCATCAGATCGGCACGGGCAGCCTCATTGGCACGGCGGAGCCTGCCCCAGATATCCAGCTCCCAATTCAGGGTCGTCTGTCCGAAATAATTGAAGGGTGTCGGGAAGCCGGGAATAAGGAAGCCGCCGAGGGTGCCCATCGCAGGTGCATTGGCACTGATGTCCATTTTGGGAAGAAAATCCATGCGCGCTATGCGCAGGCGGGCCTGGAGTTCCTCGACGCTCGCCACCGCCTGTTTGAGATTCCTATTCTCCAGCAAGGCCTGGTTGATGAGCCGCTGAAGTTCTTCATCCTTAAGAAGCTCCCACCAGGGAAGATTGGCGATGGATTGCCCTTCCGTTTCCGACATACGAAACTTCTCGGCGGTGTCGATAGGGGGCCGGAAATAGTCGGGTCCCATGGCGCAAGATGCCAGGAGCAAGCTGGAGATTAATAGAATACTGACCTTATTATGGTGTTGCATCATGCCGTTTCCTGTCGGGTGCACATTTATGATTCTTCTTTTGTGGAGGAAGGGACCTCAGTTAAAACCCGCTGAGTTTCAGCCGTTGAACCCTTACTTCGCCGCACGATCTTTCCAATGGTCACAAAAAAAAGCGGCACAAAAAAGATGGCTAGAAATGTGGCGGCCAACATTCCTCCAAACACGCCCGTTCCAATGGAGTTCCGGCTCGCCGCACCAGCGCCGGAAGCCACCACAAGGGGAAACACGCCCAGAATAAAGGCCAGGGAAGTCATAACAATAGGTCGAAAACGGAGACGTGCCGCTTCGAGCGCAGCATCAGCCAGTGACACCCCCGCTGCATATCGTTGATTGGCAAACTCGACGATCAGGATTGCATTTTTTGCTGCCAACCCGATCAACGTCACCAGTCCGATCTGAAAATAGATGTCATTGGATAGCCCCCGCGTCCATATGGCCAGCAACGCACCCAAAATTCCAAAAGGTATTGCGAGAATGACTGCGAGTGGAATGGACCAGCTTTCGTACAGTGCGGCCAGGACCAGAAAGACCATGAGCAGGGCGAAGGCAAATACCAGGATGGACTGTCCTCCCGCTTTATGCTCCTGGAACGATATCCCGCTCCAATCGATTGCGTAACCCCGGGGAATCAGGATTTCGTTCGCGACCTGTTCCAATGCCTCAAGCGCTTGTCCTGAACTGTATCCTGGCGCGGCGCCTCCCAGTACAAGCGCGGTGTTGAACCCGTTGAAATGCGTGACCGGGTCCGGTCCGCTGGTAAATTCGGTGGTGACGACCGAGTCCAGCGGAATCATGGTGCGCCCTTCGTTATTCTGGGCGCGCACATAGACCTTGCTGATATCGTCGGGGCTGGACCGATACTCCGGAAGCGCCTCCGTTTGCACCCGATAGATACGGCCGAATTTTACGAAATCGTTGATATACAGATTCCCGAAATAAGCTTGCATGGTATCGAAGACTTCGGAAATGGGCACCCCCAGCGCCTTTGCCCGCTCCCGGTCTACCGTGGCATAGAGACGAGGGGCGCTCACACGAAAATTCGTGCTGGCAGCCGCGATCGCCGGATGTTCTACCGCCTTGGCTACAAATTCCTCAGCGACGGCGGCGAACTCGGCAAAATCGCCCCCGCTGGGGTCTTGTAATTGGAGGGAAAAACCTCCTGTGGAACCGAGGCCCCTGATCGAGGGGGCATTAAAAGCAAGGATTAAAGCCTCGGGGATTTTGGCAAATTCCTGAAAAGCCGCTGCAATAAGGCCGGGCGCCTGCTCTTCGGCATTCCTGCGCGTATCCCAATGATGCAGCGGGATAAACATCGTTGCCTGATTCGTCCCGCGCGTCCCGAAAACAAAATTCTGCCCGGCCAGCGTATCTGTCGAGTGAACGGCGGGAATCGATTGGAAGTAACTTTCGATTTTACTCAGTACCTCTATCGTTCGTGCCTTGGAGGCGCCATCCGGCAGTTGGACGATGGTAATAAAGTAGCCCTGATCTTCCTCCGGAAGGAAACTGCCCGGAATGGTTTTGAACAGGCCCAGGATGACCGCTATCAGTGTTCCGAAGACTACCAGGGCTATCACCGATCGTTTCAGGATGACTCCAACAGTCCCCACGTAGCGGGTCTGAACCCAGTCAAACGACCGGTTGAACATTTTCCAGATTCCCTTGGGCTGGCCGTGACCCGGCTTGAGAACCAGGGCGCACAGCGCGGGGCTCAGGGTGAGCGCCACGAATCCCGAAATGGCCACCGACAGGGCGATGGTAATCGCAAACTGTTTGTACAGTTCACCGGTGATTCCACCCAGAAAAGCAACCGGCACAAACACGGCAGCCAGCACCAGGACGATTGCAATGACCGGCCCGGTCACTTCGTCCATCGCCTTTTTAGCCGCATCCTTGGGCGACAGGCCGCCCTGGGTCATGTGCCGCTCAACATTCTCCACCACCACGATCGCATCATCCACCACGATGCCGATGGCCAGAACCATGCCGAACAGGGTTAGTGTGTTAATCGAAAATCCCAGCGCCGCCATGCCGGCAAGCGTTCCAATGAGCGAAATGGGAACGGCGATGGCTGGAATGAGCGTTGCACGCCAGCTCTGTAAAAAAATAAAAACGACCAGGATGACCAGGAGGGTCGCTTCAACGAGTGTCTTCACGACCTCCTTGATGGAAACTTCGATGAAGGTAGTGGTGTCGTAGGGGATATCGTAGGACACCCCCGCAGGAAAACTCTTGGTGAGCTTGTCCATTTCCTGGCGAACCCGCTGGACGGTGTCGAGCGCATTGGCTCCCGGCGCAAGAAAGGTTAAAAGAAACGTATTGGGCTTTCCATTCCATCGGCCTTCAAGGTCATAAGATTGGGCGCCCAGTTCTACTCGCGCGATATCCCGCATTCGTACCATGGAGCCATCCGGATAGGCTCGCACGATCATGTCCTCGAATTCGTTTACCTCGCTCATTCGGCCGCGCGTAATGACCGGGATGGTGAGTTCCGTGCCCTGAGACGTGGGCTCACGGCCTATTCTTCCCGCCGGGAAATCCCGATTCTGCTCACGCACGACTGCCGCAACCTCAGTCGGCGTGAGATCGAGTTGCGCCATCCGGACGGGATCGAGAATCAATCTCATGGAATAGTTCTGGCCGCCAAAGATGGTGGCGTCCCCGACACCCGGAAGCCGTTTGACGCTATCGAGAATTCGAAGCAGGGCATAGTTTGAGAGGAAAACGGTGTCATGCCTGGGGTCGGTGGAGCTCAGCGCAATGACCGCCAGCAGATCCGGTGACGTCTTTTTAACGGTGATGCCCTGGCGAACGACCTCGTCCGGCAACTGCGGTTCGGCAAGGCGCTGCCGGTTCTGTGTCTGGACCTGTGCGATATCCACGTCGGTTCCAATTTCGAACGTGAGCCTCATTGTCATATGCCCGTCATTCGTGCTGGTGGAATCGTAGTACAAAAGGTTATCGATACCGGGGAGTTGTACCTCGATCGGACGCGCCACGGCCTCCGCGACGACTTCCGCGCTGGCACCGGGATAGTCCGCGTCAATCTGCACCATGGGCGGCGTAATTTGTGGAAACTGTGCGATGGGCAGCGTCTTTAACGAGACCAGGCCGACCACCACAATAATGATGGACAGGACCGATGCAAAAATTGGACGATCAATGAAAAAATGGGGACTCATGGTGTCTTTTGCGCGCCTTGTTCCTCCGAACGGTTATTCGAGGAAGTCTTTCCATTCTGGTATGGGATGGCGCTCACTTGAATTCCTGGCCGCACGCGATGAAATCCTTCCACGACCACCCGTTCTCCAGAATGGAGACCGTCTTCGATCAACCATTCGTTCCCACGCCACGAACTGGCATGAATCGGACGAAACTCGGCCTTGTCTTCTGCATCGATCACATATACGAACGATCCTCTGGGTCCCTGCTGAACGGCCCGCTGGGGGATGAGGATAGCGTTGGTACGGATGTAGCCCTTGAGACGAATCTTGACGAACTGTCCAGGATAAAAGTAGGACTGCCCGGGAGAATACCCTCCTTCGGGATTGGGAAACATAAACCGCGCCTGTAGCATCCCCGTCTCGGATCGTACGGTAACATCAGCAAAATCCAGTATCCCTTCCCCAGGATATACACTTCCGTCCGAAAACGTCATGATGCCGCGTAATTGAAAAATATCCGGTCGCTCGACTTTATGTTCAGCGAGTTCGCGGCGGCGCCGGAGCAGATAGCTTTCCGGAACGCTCACATTGACATACATGGGATCCAGTTGGTCAATGGTGGTCAAAAGGGTTGTCTGGGCGGAGATCAATCTCCCTTCATAGAAATGGCTGCGACCGATGCGGCCATTCACGGGAGCGGTGATGAGGGTGTTGTCGAGATCGAATTTTGCCTTGACCAGATCGCTTTGCGCAGCCTCCAGCGCGGCCTTGGTTCCCAGAACTGCCGCTACGGCATCATCAACATTTTTTCGGCTGACGGCTTGTTCTTCAAGAAGTGGTTTCACGCGAGCCAGGTCCTGCTCAGCCTGGACGAGCTGGGCCTGAGCCTGGGCCACCCTGGCTTTGCCGCTGAGGTAGATGGCTCTGAAGGGCACAGGATCGATGAGATACAGCGGGTCATCCTTCCTGACATTTCGGCCCTCGGTAAAAAAGACCTTTTTAATGATCCCGGTTACTTGCGGCCGAATCTCCACCGGGCGGAAGGCCTCCGTTTGACCAATAAATTCCGGCTCATCCGGGACCGTTTGAGTAGTGACGGTAATGACTTCTACTTGAGGGACGGGCGGAGGAGGAAGGGGCGCTTTCTCCGAGCAACCGGCAAGCAGGATCAGAAGCATCGGAAGTAACCCGGCATTCATGCGACCAATGACAGCCCTATCTCTGATGACCGGCGTTATTAACCAGTGGATTGTCAAGTACATATGCGTGACTCTTGGGTTATCCCGGAAAAAATGAAGTATCGGGAAATAAGATTATGGCCGTCAAGACGTTAACGAAAGGTAGAAATCCAACGAATCTCCTGTTCGCGGCCGCTGAGGACGCGGCATCGATCATCCCGGCATCCAGCCTCCGCCTAAGGCCTTGTAGAGCTGAACGACGGACACCAGATGCAAACGGTGTGTAGTCGTGAGAGCAAATTCGGCCTCGAACAGCAAACGCTTGGCAAGGAGCACATCCACATAGCTCGTAATGCCCCCCTTGTAGCGAAGGTCGGCCACACGCAACGCTGAGCGCAGCGCTTTGACCTGCTCCTGCTGCGCATTGCGCTGATCATTGGCGGTGCGAATCGCCACCAGGGCGTCTTCCACCTCCTTGAATGCCACCAGGATGGTTTGCTCGTATTCGGCCAATACCTGCCTCGCCTGGGCTTCAGCTGCCCGCTGGTCGAACCCCAGGCTTTGCGCATTCAGCAATGGGCCGGCCAGCCCGAGTCCGCCCACTCCAAACTCGCTGCCGGAGAGTAGTAGATTTGACAAGGCCGGGCTCGCTACCCCCAGAAAACCGGTGATCGAGAGCTTGGGAAATCGCGCTGCTTTGGCCATCCCGATTCTGGCGGTGGCCGCCGCCAGCGTTTGCTCCGCCTGGAGAATATCGGGACGCCGTTGCAGCAGCTCGGAAGGCAGGCCGGACGGCACTTCCGGCGGCATCAGCTGTTCCGTCAGCGAGTGGCCTCGCGTAATCGGCACCGGGTTCTTTCCGAGCAATACACTCAGTTCATTTTCCTTCTGAACCATCTGCCGCTCTACTTGCGCCACTCGGGTAGCGGCGTTGGCCCGCTCCGCTTCGAACTGATCCAGATCGAGGCGGGAAATCACGCCGCCTCGCAGTTGTGCCTGGGAAATGGCAACCGATTCTTCCCATGACGACAGGGCGCGAAGGGCAATACTCATCTGCATATCAAATTGCAGAAGATCGAAATAGGACTGTGCCACCGAGCTTACCAACGTCAGCACTATCGCCCGGCGATTCTCCTCGCGCGCCATCAGGTCGGCGCGGGCGGCCTCATTGGAGCGACGAAGCCTGCCCCAGATATCCACTTCCCAATTCAGGGTCGTCTGGCCGAAATAACTGTAGGGTGTTGGAAAACCGGGGCGAAGAAATCCACCGAGCGTGCCAAATGCCGGAGCGTTGGCACTGATGTCCATTTTGGGAAGAAAATCCATGCGAGCGATGCTCAGGCGGGCCTGGAGTTCCTCAATGCTTGCCACCGCCTGCTTGAGATCCCTGTTTTCGAGCAAGGCCTGGTTGATGAGCCGTTGAAGTTCTTCATCCTGAAGAAGCTCCCACCAGGGAAGATTGGCGATGGATTGCCCTTCCGTTTCCGCCATGCGAAACTTCTCGGCGGTGTCGATAGGAGGCCGGAAATAGTCGGGTCCCATGGCGCAGGATGCTAACAGAAGGCTCGGAAGTAACAACAGTATGCGGATTCGGCGGTAATATCCTGTCTTCAATGAAAGAGCCACCGCTGTAAATTTTCCGGGTGTAGCGGAAGATGCAGTGGCCGCAACGATCGATTTAACACCGCTGACCAAGGCAGACACCGCCACCGGATGGGGTAATCTTAAATGTGGCATCATGTCATTTCTGCCTGCGCATCTTTAACCCGCTTCTCCGTTTGCTTGCCGGTAAGCCAGGTAAAGAACAATGGAATGAATATGGTGGCGACAAAGGTCGCAAGTATCATTCCGCCAAACACACCGGTACCCATGGAGCGGCGGGCAGCAGCTCCCGCTCCCGTGGCGATCACGAGCGGCACGATACCCAATACAAAAGCCATGGAAGTCATGACAATCGGGCGAAAGCGCAGACGCGCGGCCTCAACCGCGGCTTGTGCAACTGGCATGCCTTCTCTCATTTTCTGACTGGCAAATTCCACAATCAGAATAGCATTTTTTGCCGCCAGCCCTATTAGCGTAATCAGGCCTACCTGGAAATAGATATCATTAGGCATCCCGCGAATTAAAACGGCAAGCAGGGCGCCAACCAACGCAAAAGGCACCGCCATGATTACGGCCAGCGGCAATGTCCAGGTTTCGAATTGTGCCGCCAGGATAAGAAACACCATGATGATGGCGAAACTGAAAGCAAGGATCGCCGCCGAACCGGTACGTTTTTCCTGATAGGCTTGTGCTGTCCAGGCAATTTGATAATTATCCGGTAAATTCTTTGCCGCAATCTCTTCCACCAGTTTGATGGCGTCGCCCGAGCTTACACCCGGCGCGCCGCCTCCCATTACTTTCGCGGAAAGCAGGCCATTGTAACGCTCCAGTTGCTCTGCGCCTGCAATGGTGCTGATTGTGCTGAGTGCCGACATAGGCACCATCTCTCCGGATTGTGACCGCACGTATACTCTGCCGAGATCCTCTGGTTTCATGCGGTATTGAGGTTCAGCCTGTAATTGTACGCGATAGGTGCGTCCGGCCTTATTAAAATCATTGATATAGAGCGAACCCATGGTGCTCTGCAAGGTGGCATACAGGTCGGCAATCGATACCCCCTGTGAAATTGCCTTGGCTTCATCTACTTCAATAAAGAATTGCGGTACCGTAGGACGGAAAAAAGTGGCTATACCGGCAAGACGGGGTTCCTGATTGAGTGCATCAATGAAGTTGTTCACGACACCCGATAATTGCACGGGAGTTGCGCCAGCGCGGCTCTGTACATAGACTTCAAAGCCTCCCGCAGTGCCCAGACCACGAATGGCCGGTGGATTAAACGCAATCGCTATGCCGTCAGACTGCTGCATGCCGATACCAGACAGCTTTTTGACAATGTCCTCCGCTGTGGAGGTGCGCTCGGACCAGTCTTTAAATGCAACAAACATGGTAGCCGAGCTGGTTTTATTGCCCCCGCCAATAAGGTCGAAGCCATTGACCACAAATTCATGGGCAACAGCCGGATCCTCCGCGATGGCGGCGCGCACCGCTTCGGCGGTTCTGGTTGTTCGAGCCAGTGTTGCACCGTCAGGCAAGATTGTTGCGGTCACCACATAACCCTGATCTTCAGGCGGCACAAAGCTGTCAGGAACTATTTTAATCAGGTAGAGTGCAACAGCGATGATACCTGTGAATACGAATGTCCCAATAATCTTGTGTTTCAAGGTGGTGCTGACCATACGGATGTAAAAATGGGTCAGGCGGCTGAAGCCGTTGTTAAATGCGCGAAAGAACGCGGACTCGCCATGCGTATGTTTCAGCAGGATCGCGCATAATGCGGGCGTGAGCGTCAGGGCTACCACACCCGAGATGGTGACCGCGACAGCGACTGTCACCGCAAACTGGCGATATAGCTCGCCG
This genomic interval carries:
- a CDS encoding LysR family transcriptional regulator; its protein translation is MLHLTLRQLKVFESVARNLSFSRAAEDLFLTQPAVSMQIKQLEDNIGLPLFEQLGKKIYLTDAGRELYHYSRAISQQLADMELALDELKGLERGKLHISVVSTANYFAPHLLARFCQRYSGITVNLNVSNRETVLKQLSDNVIDLAIMGQPPDGLDIATDSFMENPLVVIAPPDHPLCKVRQIPVKRLEQETFLVREPGSGTRGAMERFFMAHHVSINRGMETDTSEAIKQAVQAGMGLGIMSLHTAELELETKRLKILDVQDFPIMRHWHVVHRKNKRLSSVAQAFRTFLLKEAPELMPSLTGVAK
- a CDS encoding efflux RND transporter periplasmic adaptor subunit; this translates as MLLILLAGCSEKAPLPPPPVPQVEVITVTTQTVPDEPEFIGQTEAFRPVEIRPQVTGIIKKVFFTEGRNVRKDDPLYLIDPVPFRAIYLSGKARVAQAQAQLVQAEQDLARVKPLLEEQAVSRKNVDDAVAAVLGTKAALEAAQSDLVKAKFDLDNTLITAPVNGRIGRSHFYEGRLISAQTTLLTTIDQLDPMYVNVSVPESYLLRRRRELAEHKVERPDIFQLRGIMTFSDGSVYPGEGILDFADVTVRSETGMLQARFMFPNPEGGYSPGQSYFYPGQFVKIRLKGYIRTNAILIPQRAVQQGPRGSFVYVIDAEDKAEFRPIHASSWRGNEWLIEDGLHSGERVVVEGFHRVRPGIQVSAIPYQNGKTSSNNRSEEQGAQKTP
- a CDS encoding efflux transporter outer membrane subunit; translated protein: MALSLKTGYYRRIRILLLLPSLLLASCAMGPDYFRPPIDTAEKFRMAETEGQSIANLPWWELLQDEELQRLINQALLENRDLKQAVASIEELQARLSIARMDFLPKMDISANAPAFGTLGGFLRPGFPTPYSYFGQTTLNWEVDIWGRLRRSNEAARADLMAREENRRAIVLTLVSSVAQSYFDLLQFDMQMSIALRALSSWEESVAISQAQLRGGVISRLDLDQFEAERANAATRVAQVERQMVQKENELSVLLGKNPVPITRGHSLTEQLMPPEVPSGLPSELLQRRPDILQAEQTLAAATARIGMAKAARFPKLSITGFLGVASPALSNLLLSGSEFGVGGLGLAGPLLNAQSLGFDQRAAEAQARQVLAEYEQTILVAFKEVEDALVAIRTANDQRNAQQEQVKALRSALRVADLRYKGGITSYVDVLLAKRLLFEAEFALTTTHRLHLVSVVQLYKALGGGWMPG
- a CDS encoding efflux transporter outer membrane subunit: MMQHHNKVSILLISSLLLASCAMGPDYFRPPIDTAEKFRMSETEGQSIANLPWWELLKDEELQRLINQALLENRNLKQAVASVEELQARLRIARMDFLPKMDISANAPAMGTLGGFLIPGFPTPFNYFGQTTLNWELDIWGRLRRANEAARADLMAREENRRAIVLTLVSSVAQSYFDLLQFDMQMSIARRALSSWEESVAISQAQLQGGLISRIDLDQFEAERANAMARVAELERQMVQKENELSVLLGKNPVPITRGYSLTAQLMPPEVPAGLPSELLQRRPDILQAEQTLAAATARIGMAKAARFPKLTITGFLGVASPALSNLLLSGSEFGAGGLGLAGPLLNAQSLGFDQRAVEAQARQVLAQYEQTILVAFKEVEDALVAIRTANDQRKAQQEQVDALRSALRVADARYKGGITSYVDVLLAKRNLFNAEFALTATHRLHLVSVVQLYRALGGGWSPTPS
- a CDS encoding ribulose bisphosphate carboxylase small subunit, producing MMTNVGNHVTQGQFSFLPPLTDKQIAAQIKYALKNGWAIGVEYTDDPHPRNTYWEMFGNPMFDLKDPAGILSEINDCRKTYPNHYIRVTAFNSTRGVESPTMSYIVNRPKTEPGFKVVRQEAEGRSIRYTIHSYATDKPESERY
- a CDS encoding ribulose-bisphosphate carboxylase large subunit; the encoded protein is MSGQVTGKERYKSGVIPYKKMGYWDSDYVPKDTDIIALFRITPQEGVDHEEAAAAVAGESSTATWTVVWTDRLTACELYRAKAYRSELVPNTGPGTKNEAQYFAYIAYDLDLFEEGSIANLTASIIGNVFGFKAVKALRLEDMRIPVAYLKTFQGPATGVVVERERLDKFGRPLLGATTKPKLGLSGRNYGRVVYEGLKGGLDFMKDDENINSQPFMHWRDRFLYCMEAVNRASAATGEVKGHYLNVTAGTMEDMYERAEFAKSLGSVIVMIDLVVGYTAIQSMAKWARKNDMILHLHRAGNSTYSRQKNHGMNFRVICKWMRMAGVDHIHAGTVVGKLEGDPLMIKGFYDTLRDTRTVRNLETGLFFDQDWASLNKVMPVASGGIHAGQMHQLLDYLGEDVILQFGGGTIGHPMGIQAGAVANRVALEAMVLARNEGRDYVKEGPKILEAAAKWCTPLKQALDTWKDITFNYESTDTADFVPSTTASV
- a CDS encoding multidrug efflux RND transporter permease subunit yields the protein MSPHFFIDRPIFASVLSIIIVVVGLVSLKTLPIAQFPQITPPMVQIDADYPGASAEVVAEAVARPIEVQLPGIDNLLYYDSTSTNDGHMTMRLTFEIGTDVDIAQVQTQNRQRLAEPQLPDEVVRQGITVKKTSPDLLAVIALSSTDPRHDTVFLSNYALLRILDSVKRLPGVGDATIFGGQNYSMRLILDPVRMAQLDLTPTEVAAVVREQNRDFPAGRIGREPTSQGTELTIPVITRGRMSEVNEFEDMIVRAYPDGSMVRMRDIARVELGAQSYDLEGRWNGKPNTFLLTFLAPGANALDTVQRVRQEMDKLTKSFPAGVSYDIPYDTTTFIEVSIKEVVKTLVEATLLVILVVFIFLQSWRATLIPAIAVPISLIGTLAGMAALGFSINTLTLFGMVLAIGIVVDDAIVVVENVERHMTQGGLSPKDAAKKAMDEVTGPVIAIVLVLAAVFVPVAFLGGITGELYKQFAITIALSVAISGFVALTLSPALCALVLKPGHGQPKGIWKMFNRSFDWVQTRYVGTVGVILKRSVIALVVFGTLIAVILGLFKTIPGSFLPEEDQGYFITIVQLPDGASKARTIEVLSKIESYFQSIPAVHSTDTLAGQNFVFGTRGTNQATMFIPLHHWDTRRNAEEQAPGLIAAAFQEFAKIPEALILAFNAPSIRGLGSTGGFSLQLQDPSGGDFAEFAAVAEEFVAKAVEHPAIAAASTNFRVSAPRLYATVDRERAKALGVPISEVFDTMQAYFGNLYINDFVKFGRIYRVQTEALPEYRSSPDDISKVYVRAQNNEGRTMIPLDSVVTTEFTSGPDPVTHFNGFNTALVLGGAAPGYSSGQALEALEQVANEILIPRGYAIDWSGISFQEHKAGGQSILVFAFALLMVFLVLAALYESWSIPLAVILAIPFGILGALLAIWTRGLSNDIYFQIGLVTLIGLAAKNAILIVEFANQRYAAGVSLADAALEAARLRFRPIVMTSLAFILGVFPLVVASGAGAASRNSIGTGVFGGMLAATFLAIFFVPLFFVTIGKIVRRSKGSTAETQRVLTEVPSSTKEES